A section of the Campylobacter porcelli genome encodes:
- the tatB gene encoding Sec-independent protein translocase protein TatB — protein MFGMGISEIIIIAVVAVIVLGPDKLPSAMVNIAKFFKVFKQTINGAKSTFEQEIKIAELKEDAKKYKDSLANGIDGVRKKLTFEELDELKSNINSINNSTQKSLADIQNEISNLNPINKLNAGLELDQDSSSQPPKNIVANNPDDIDNKIDKPDEIQKAKEA, from the coding sequence ATGTTTGGAATGGGAATCAGCGAAATAATAATAATCGCCGTTGTCGCTGTCATAGTCTTAGGTCCTGATAAACTACCAAGTGCAATGGTAAATATAGCTAAATTTTTTAAGGTTTTTAAACAGACTATTAACGGAGCTAAAAGCACTTTTGAGCAAGAGATAAAGATCGCTGAACTAAAAGAAGATGCCAAAAAATATAAAGATAGCCTAGCTAACGGTATAGATGGAGTAAGGAAAAAGCTCACATTTGAAGAGCTTGATGAGCTAAAAAGCAATATAAATAGCATTAACAACTCAACGCAAAAATCCCTAGCTGATATTCAAAATGAAATCTCAAATCTCAATCCGATTAATAAATTAAATGCCGGATTGGAGCTAGATCAAGATAGCTCTTCACAACCGCCCAAAAATATAGTAGCAAATAACCCAGATGATATAGATAATAAAATAGATAAACCAGATGAAATTCAAAAAGCAAAAGAGGCATAA
- the hypE gene encoding hydrogenase expression/formation protein HypE, whose protein sequence is MQKIMLAHGGGGQEMNDLINGLIFKIFNNEILSQNNDSAILNLSGKLAFSTDSFVVSPTKFSGGDIGKIAVCGTANDLAMVGAKPRYISCALIIEEGLDINELKDILSSMKSTADEAGVAIVCGDTKVVSKGSCDKIFINTSGVGEIIKEVRIENLKSGARVLLSGDVGRHGAVVLASRNELRLQSHLQSDCKPLYKIVEALLNAGITPLAMRDATRGGLSAVLNEWAKACKRDIKISEDSIAVSDEVMGICEILGFEPYELANEGTFVLAVEPKDEIKAVEILREFNSNANSIGEILDSNKSNVIIQNSYGATRFMEPPKGELLPRIC, encoded by the coding sequence ATGCAAAAGATAATGTTAGCTCATGGTGGTGGTGGGCAAGAGATGAATGATCTTATTAATGGGTTGATTTTTAAGATTTTTAATAATGAAATTTTATCGCAAAATAATGATAGTGCGATTTTAAATTTAAGCGGAAAACTAGCATTTAGCACTGATAGCTTTGTGGTAAGTCCTACTAAATTTTCAGGTGGAGATATTGGTAAAATTGCAGTTTGCGGGACGGCAAATGACCTAGCTATGGTAGGAGCCAAGCCTAGATATATTAGTTGTGCTTTAATCATAGAAGAGGGGCTTGATATAAATGAGCTTAAAGATATTTTATCTAGTATGAAAAGCACAGCTGATGAGGCTGGAGTAGCTATAGTTTGTGGCGATACTAAGGTTGTTAGCAAGGGAAGTTGTGATAAAATTTTTATCAATACCTCAGGCGTGGGAGAGATAATCAAAGAAGTTAGAATAGAGAATTTAAAAAGTGGCGCTAGAGTTCTATTAAGTGGCGATGTCGGCAGACATGGTGCGGTGGTATTAGCAAGTAGAAATGAGCTAAGATTACAAAGCCATTTACAAAGCGATTGTAAGCCTTTATACAAAATTGTAGAAGCACTTTTAAATGCTGGTATCACCCCTCTTGCTATGAGAGATGCTACTCGTGGCGGACTCTCGGCTGTATTAAATGAGTGGGCGAAGGCTTGTAAGCGAGATATTAAAATTAGCGAAGATAGTATCGCTGTGAGTGATGAGGTGATGGGGATTTGCGAAATTCTTGGCTTTGAGCCTTATGAGCTAGCTAATGAGGGAACCTTTGTTTTAGCTGTTGAGCCTAAAGATGAGATTAAAGCGGTTGAGATTTTAAGAGAATTTAACTCAAACGCAAATAGCATTGGCGAGATTTTAGATAGTAATAAATCAAATGTAATTATACAAAATAGCTATGGAGCCACTAGATTTATGGAGCCACCAAAGGGCGAGTTGCTACCTAGAATTTGCTAA
- the ileS gene encoding isoleucine--tRNA ligase has product MDYKDTLLLPVTEFAMRGNLPQNEPKRYAKWDENRVYEKMKKSRQNAPINFNIHDGPPYANGHLHIGHALNKILKDIIVKTHYFFGESVRFTPGWDCHGLPIEQQVEIKLGDKKKSMDTAAIRSECRKWAAEFIDIQRAEFKSLGVVGDWENPYMTMKYKFEANIYRTLCEVAKKGLLIERGKPVFWSWAARSALAEAEVEYANKEDYSLYLAFKLSQEAAKAIGVEDAKAVIWTTTPWTLVANQAISLNPNEIYCVTSEKLIFAKPLLEALVAQGITNGEIIKEFKPQILENLTAINPLNGRKSIFILGEHVLMDGGTGLVHTAPGHGEDDYFASLRYGIEVIMPVDEAGLYDETLRHKGLLPKDIVDEFVGLHIFKANDKIIELLGDWVIKVSKFTHSYPFCWRTHKPVIYRATKQWFIAMDEPKLGGKTLRQIALEALNSVKFYPEAGIKRITSMIENRPDWCISRQRDWGVPIAFFRLKSTKEVIFDSEILEHIAKIFDENGADAWWSMSIDELLPSGAKFKADELEKVSDILDVWFDSGSTWNAVLNSDDYDAGEYSANMYLEGSDQHRGWFQSSLLLSCAVNEKAPYRSVLTHGFTVDKNGEKMSKSKGNVIAPDAVAKEFGVEILRLWVSLSDYSSDLKIGNDILKQVAEQYRKIRNTIRFLLANVSDLKELNYEFGLLDRWILGKASSCFKEVSSCFKNYEYSKGFNILLNFLSGDLSGIYLDVCKDRLYCDSLNSTKRASSQTAMVIITKALLPLIAPTLTYTVDEVMEYAPSIIKAQANDVFDLVYEELEFELEVDDELLKQSKEKFNEIIDNLKKDKLIKSTLELEIQTNSDYILSLNSDEVADWYMVSKVGGFRIGSEILAEFIVGDHRFIIAKSDGYKCPRCWKFSAISDNCLCDRCSEVMSVK; this is encoded by the coding sequence ATGGATTATAAAGATACTCTTTTATTACCAGTAACTGAATTTGCTATGCGGGGTAATTTACCGCAAAATGAGCCAAAAAGATATGCTAAATGGGATGAGAATAGAGTCTATGAAAAGATGAAAAAATCTAGACAAAACGCCCCTATAAACTTCAATATCCACGATGGTCCTCCATATGCTAATGGTCATCTTCATATCGGTCATGCTTTAAATAAAATTTTAAAAGATATAATAGTCAAAACTCACTATTTTTTTGGAGAGAGTGTCAGATTTACTCCAGGATGGGATTGTCATGGATTGCCAATAGAACAGCAAGTAGAGATAAAGCTTGGGGATAAAAAAAAGAGTATGGATACAGCCGCTATTAGAAGTGAATGTAGGAAGTGGGCTGCTGAATTTATAGATATTCAAAGGGCTGAGTTTAAATCTCTTGGGGTAGTTGGGGATTGGGAAAATCCATATATGACTATGAAGTATAAATTTGAAGCTAATATATATAGAACCCTGTGCGAAGTGGCTAAAAAGGGGCTTTTAATAGAAAGAGGTAAGCCGGTATTTTGGAGCTGGGCAGCTAGGAGTGCTCTTGCTGAGGCTGAAGTGGAGTATGCTAATAAGGAAGATTATAGCTTATATCTAGCATTTAAATTAAGCCAAGAAGCCGCTAAAGCAATTGGGGTTGAAGATGCAAAGGCAGTTATATGGACTACCACTCCATGGACACTAGTGGCTAATCAAGCAATTAGTTTAAATCCAAATGAAATTTATTGCGTTACTAGCGAAAAGCTTATTTTTGCTAAGCCTTTGCTTGAAGCATTAGTAGCTCAAGGCATTACAAATGGGGAGATAATCAAAGAATTTAAGCCACAAATACTAGAGAATTTAACCGCTATAAATCCGCTAAATGGTAGAAAATCCATATTTATCCTTGGAGAGCATGTCTTGATGGATGGCGGGACTGGGCTAGTTCATACCGCACCTGGTCATGGCGAGGATGACTATTTTGCTAGTCTTAGATATGGTATAGAGGTTATTATGCCTGTTGATGAGGCTGGACTTTATGATGAGACTTTAAGACATAAAGGATTATTACCAAAAGATATAGTAGATGAGTTTGTAGGTTTGCATATCTTTAAAGCAAATGATAAGATTATCGAGCTTTTGGGTGATTGGGTTATAAAAGTTAGTAAATTTACCCATAGTTATCCATTTTGTTGGAGAACTCACAAGCCTGTAATTTATAGAGCAACTAAGCAGTGGTTTATAGCTATGGATGAGCCAAAATTAGGCGGTAAAACCTTGCGTCAGATCGCACTTGAGGCTTTAAATAGCGTTAAATTTTATCCAGAAGCTGGTATAAAAAGAATAACTTCAATGATAGAAAATCGCCCAGATTGGTGCATTTCTCGTCAAAGAGATTGGGGTGTGCCGATTGCATTTTTTAGGCTTAAATCTACTAAAGAGGTTATTTTTGATAGTGAAATTTTAGAGCATATTGCTAAGATTTTTGATGAAAATGGAGCCGATGCTTGGTGGAGTATGAGTATTGATGAGTTGCTACCAAGTGGAGCTAAATTTAAGGCTGATGAGCTAGAGAAAGTTAGCGATATTTTAGATGTTTGGTTTGATAGTGGCTCTACTTGGAATGCTGTGCTAAATAGCGATGATTACGACGCTGGAGAGTATAGTGCTAATATGTATCTAGAAGGTAGCGATCAGCATCGTGGGTGGTTTCAAAGCTCTTTATTGCTAAGTTGTGCAGTAAATGAAAAAGCCCCATATAGAAGTGTTTTAACGCATGGATTTACTGTGGATAAAAATGGTGAAAAGATGAGTAAATCCAAAGGCAATGTCATAGCCCCGGATGCGGTAGCCAAGGAATTTGGGGTGGAAATTTTGCGTTTATGGGTAAGTTTAAGTGATTACTCAAGCGATTTAAAAATTGGCAATGATATATTAAAGCAAGTTGCTGAGCAGTATAGAAAAATTCGAAATACCATAAGATTTTTACTAGCAAATGTGAGTGATTTAAAAGAGTTAAATTACGAATTTGGCTTACTTGATAGATGGATTTTAGGCAAAGCTAGTAGCTGTTTTAAAGAAGTAAGTAGCTGTTTTAAAAACTATGAATACTCTAAAGGATTTAATATTTTATTAAATTTCTTAAGTGGTGATTTGAGTGGAATTTACCTAGATGTCTGTAAAGATAGATTATATTGCGATTCTTTAAATAGCACTAAAAGAGCTAGCTCACAAACTGCTATGGTGATTATTACTAAGGCGCTTTTACCGCTGATTGCACCGACTCTTACATATACAGTTGATGAGGTTATGGAGTATGCACCTAGCATTATAAAAGCTCAAGCTAATGATGTTTTTGATCTAGTTTATGAAGAGCTTGAATTTGAGCTTGAAGTAGATGATGAGCTATTAAAACAGAGCAAAGAGAAATTTAATGAGATAATAGATAATCTCAAAAAAGATAAACTCATAAAATCAACTCTAGAGTTAGAAATCCAAACTAATAGCGACTATATTTTGTCTTTAAATAGCGATGAAGTTGCGGATTGGTATATGGTAAGCAAGGTTGGAGGCTTTAGGATTGGTAGTGAGATTTTGGCTGAATTTATAGTAGGAGACCATAGATTTATCATAGCCAAATCAGATGGATATAAATGTCCAAGATGCTGGAAATTTAGCGCTATTAGCGATAATTGCTTGTGTGATAGATGTTCTGAGGTGATGAGTGTTAAGTGA
- the hypA gene encoding hydrogenase maturation nickel metallochaperone HypA, with protein MHELAIVQDLFKLCETNAMKHNATKISKVEVEIGRLSGVEAHYLQSAFDAFKADTICSGATLIIHPKDITVKCNECSAQSILVENEFLCPKCGSNSLEVISGEDMYLMRLEME; from the coding sequence ATGCATGAATTAGCCATAGTTCAAGATCTGTTTAAGCTTTGCGAGACAAATGCGATGAAACATAATGCTACAAAGATAAGTAAAGTAGAGGTTGAGATAGGTAGATTAAGTGGAGTAGAAGCCCACTATTTACAAAGTGCGTTTGATGCTTTTAAAGCTGATACGATATGCTCAGGTGCCACACTCATAATCCATCCTAAAGATATTACCGTTAAATGTAATGAGTGTAGTGCTCAAAGTATCCTTGTAGAAAATGAATTTCTCTGTCCTAAATGCGGATCAAACTCCTTAGAGGTCATTAGTGGGGAGGATATGTATCTTATGCGTTTGGAGATGGAGTAG
- the hypD gene encoding hydrogenase formation protein HypD, protein MDLINSFRDKDKILALSKIIKQRSKKPLNIMEICGGHTHSIMKFGLPQLVGEHINFIHGPGCPVCIMPRSRIDEAIAIASIDGVIFCTLADMLRVPGSKGSLAELRAGGADIRALYSPLDTITIAKENLDKKVVFFAIGFETTTPMSAVVVEQAINLNLQNLFIHLNHVTVPAPVRAIMSDKDVKIDAFLGPSHVSVITGSKIYEELANEFKTPIAVSGFEPLDLMDSILNLVNQHQNGTYKVYNEYARVVTKDGNQKAKELINRYFEPCDFEWRGLGVIKDSGLRLRDEFDYLDAKKYFNIEVGESKESKACICGEILRGKAKPYDCKVFGKVCNPQNPIGSCMVSGEGACAAYYKYSKRG, encoded by the coding sequence ATGGATTTAATAAATAGTTTTAGAGATAAAGATAAGATTTTAGCCTTAAGCAAGATAATTAAACAAAGAAGTAAAAAGCCATTAAATATTATGGAGATTTGTGGCGGTCATACTCATAGTATAATGAAATTTGGTTTGCCTCAATTAGTAGGAGAGCATATCAATTTCATTCACGGCCCAGGATGTCCGGTGTGTATAATGCCTAGAAGTCGCATTGATGAGGCTATAGCAATTGCTAGTATAGATGGGGTGATATTTTGCACTTTAGCTGATATGTTAAGAGTGCCCGGAAGTAAGGGCTCTTTAGCTGAGCTTAGGGCTGGTGGGGCTGATATTAGGGCTTTATACTCTCCACTTGATACAATCACAATAGCCAAAGAAAACCTAGATAAAAAAGTTGTATTTTTTGCTATTGGATTTGAGACTACTACTCCTATGAGTGCTGTGGTGGTAGAACAAGCCATAAATTTAAATTTACAAAATCTATTTATACATTTAAATCATGTAACAGTCCCAGCTCCAGTAAGGGCTATAATGAGCGATAAAGATGTGAAAATTGATGCATTTTTAGGGCCAAGCCATGTAAGCGTGATTACTGGTAGTAAGATATATGAAGAGCTTGCTAATGAGTTTAAGACCCCAATTGCCGTAAGTGGCTTTGAGCCTTTAGATTTGATGGATAGTATATTAAATTTAGTAAATCAACACCAAAACGGCACCTATAAAGTCTATAATGAGTATGCTAGAGTAGTTACCAAAGATGGTAATCAAAAGGCTAAAGAGCTGATAAATAGGTATTTTGAGCCGTGTGATTTTGAGTGGAGAGGGCTAGGCGTTATCAAAGATAGTGGATTAAGGTTAAGAGATGAGTTTGATTATTTAGATGCTAAAAAATATTTTAATATAGAAGTAGGCGAGTCTAAAGAATCCAAAGCCTGTATTTGTGGTGAAATTTTGCGTGGTAAGGCTAAGCCATATGATTGTAAGGTCTTTGGCAAGGTGTGTAATCCGCAAAATCCTATTGGTAGCTGTATGGTAAGCGGCGAGGGTGCTTGTGCGGCGTATTATAAATATAGTAAAAGAGGGTAG
- the hypB gene encoding hydrogenase nickel incorporation protein HypB, whose product MCKDCGCSMGGSHHHSHDDHHNHHHHGHHDHPVLNEKKTIEVVEKILKDNDYEAEHNRAHLDECGLLCINLMSSPGAGKTTLLEATIKASGLRIGVVEGDLETNMDANRIINAGGKAYQISTGQTCHLDAFMVHNGLHHLPLKELDLVFVENVGNLVCPASYDVGAHINAVLISVPEGSDKIAKYPVMFRAADIVIITKTSLLEHFDFNIDEVKKEARKLNPKVDIIEVDSKSGAGVDKWINYIKFKKEIR is encoded by the coding sequence ATGTGTAAAGATTGCGGTTGTAGTATGGGTGGATCGCATCATCATAGTCACGATGATCATCATAATCATCACCATCACGGTCATCACGACCATCCTGTTTTAAATGAAAAAAAGACGATAGAAGTAGTAGAAAAGATATTAAAAGATAATGATTATGAAGCAGAGCATAATAGGGCTCACTTAGATGAATGTGGGTTGCTTTGTATAAATTTGATGAGTAGCCCAGGTGCTGGAAAGACTACGCTTTTAGAGGCTACTATAAAGGCAAGTGGGCTTAGGATTGGTGTGGTTGAAGGGGATTTAGAGACTAATATGGACGCTAATCGCATTATAAATGCCGGTGGTAAGGCGTATCAGATCAGCACAGGGCAAACTTGTCATTTAGATGCTTTTATGGTTCATAATGGCTTACATCACTTGCCACTTAAAGAGCTTGATTTGGTATTTGTAGAAAATGTAGGTAATCTTGTTTGCCCAGCAAGTTATGATGTCGGTGCCCACATAAATGCTGTTTTAATCAGCGTGCCAGAAGGGAGCGATAAAATAGCAAAATATCCTGTTATGTTTAGGGCTGCTGATATAGTTATTATCACTAAAACTTCGCTTTTAGAGCATTTTGATTTTAATATTGACGAGGTTAAAAAAGAAGCTAGAAAGCTAAATCCAAAGGTTGATATTATAGAAGTAGATAGCAAGAGCGGGGCTGGAGTTGATAAATGGATAAATTATATTAAATTTAAAAAAGAGATTAGATAA
- the queA gene encoding tRNA preQ1(34) S-adenosylmethionine ribosyltransferase-isomerase QueA, with product MSDIFALSSYDYELPSHLIATSPTKPKESANLLVYERNNSKITHAKFGDLMDFLPDCDIIFNDTKVVKARIYGKKSSGGAVELLLNQPLGDGKFSTLIKGRIKVGAILEFDKGLSCEVIEILDEYRIVKFYQNQELLDTPKLYKILNQIGHIPLPPYIKRDDEKSDEVWYQSVFAKNDGAVAAPTASLHFSDEMIQNLQTKHNISYITLHVGAGTFKSVETSDIRDHKIHSEIYSISDQAIKSINSHRAILGVGTTVTRCVEYFYKSGIKDGLCDLFLHPANPPQRQNYLLTNFHLPKSTLIMLVASFVGLENVKEIYKQAIDRGYKFYSYGDAMLVI from the coding sequence ATGAGTGATATATTTGCGTTAAGTAGCTATGATTACGAGCTACCATCTCATCTCATCGCCACCTCTCCTACTAAGCCAAAAGAGAGTGCGAATCTGCTTGTTTATGAGCGAAACAACTCTAAAATAACCCATGCTAAATTTGGTGATTTGATGGACTTTTTGCCAGATTGCGATATTATATTTAATGATACAAAGGTGGTAAAAGCTAGAATTTATGGCAAAAAAAGCAGTGGTGGAGCCGTAGAATTGCTACTTAATCAGCCTTTGGGTGATGGCAAATTTAGCACTCTAATCAAAGGTCGCATAAAAGTTGGGGCAATTTTGGAATTTGACAAGGGATTAAGCTGTGAAGTTATAGAGATTTTAGATGAGTATAGAATTGTCAAATTTTATCAAAATCAAGAGCTTTTAGACACCCCAAAACTATATAAAATTCTAAATCAAATAGGTCATATCCCCTTGCCACCTTATATCAAAAGAGATGATGAAAAAAGTGATGAAGTATGGTATCAAAGCGTATTTGCCAAAAATGATGGCGCCGTAGCCGCTCCTACTGCGAGCTTGCATTTTAGTGATGAGATGATACAAAATCTACAAACCAAACACAACATCTCATATATCACTCTCCATGTTGGTGCTGGGACATTTAAATCAGTTGAAACTAGCGATATCAGAGATCATAAAATTCATAGTGAAATTTACTCCATAAGCGATCAAGCTATAAAATCCATAAATAGCCATAGAGCAATTCTTGGCGTTGGGACTACGGTTACTAGGTGCGTTGAGTATTTTTATAAAAGCGGTATAAAAGATGGTTTGTGCGATCTATTTTTACATCCAGCAAATCCACCGCAAAGACAAAACTATCTACTAACAAATTTCCATTTACCAAAATCAACGCTAATTATGTTAGTAGCGAGTTTCGTCGGTTTAGAAAATGTCAAAGAAATTTATAAACAAGCCATAGATAGGGGATATAAATTCTACTCTTATGGCGATGCAATGTTGGTGATATGA
- a CDS encoding HypC/HybG/HupF family hydrogenase formation chaperone, translating into MCLSIPSKVISIDENNFAIVDTMGVRRGVSLDLIAEPVSVGDYVLIHVGFAMEKIDTKYALESLEIYKQIADDMSSGKISADEGDMGLAALKD; encoded by the coding sequence ATGTGTCTTAGCATACCATCAAAAGTAATATCAATAGATGAGAATAATTTTGCCATAGTTGATACTATGGGAGTTAGGCGTGGAGTGAGTTTGGACTTGATAGCTGAGCCTGTATCGGTGGGGGATTATGTGCTTATACATGTGGGATTTGCGATGGAAAAGATCGATACTAAATATGCTTTAGAGAGCTTGGAGATTTATAAACAAATCGCAGATGATATGAGTAGTGGTAAAATATCAGCCGATGAAGGCGATATGGGCTTAGCAGCGTTGAAAGATTAA
- the rpsO gene encoding 30S ribosomal protein S15: protein MALDTAKKAQIVAKFARKSGDTGSSEVQIALLTTRIAELTEHLKVNKKDFSSRLGLLKLVGRRKRLLKYLKATKYETYTKLIAELGLRDK from the coding sequence ATGGCTTTAGATACGGCTAAGAAAGCTCAAATAGTTGCAAAATTTGCTAGAAAAAGTGGAGATACAGGCTCTTCAGAAGTTCAAATAGCACTTCTTACTACAAGAATAGCAGAGCTTACAGAACATCTAAAAGTAAATAAAAAAGATTTTAGCTCAAGACTAGGTCTATTAAAATTAGTTGGTCGCCGCAAGAGATTACTAAAATATCTTAAAGCTACTAAATATGAAACTTACACTAAGCTAATAGCTGAGCTAGGTCTAAGAGATAAATAA
- the tatC gene encoding twin-arginine translocase subunit TatC — translation MFEDLRPHLIELRKRLLISAISVIICFIICFNFWAPLLDFMTAPLKAALPNGSNIIFTQVAEPFFTAMKVAFFAGLLLALPIIFWQFWLFVAPGLYENEKKYVIPFVLSATIMFIVGAAFCYYFVVPVGFAFLINFGGTLFQALPSIGDYVGFFTKIVVAFGISFELPVVTFFLAKIGVITDDSLKRFFRYAIVGIFVFAAIMTPPDVLSQFMLAIPLIGLYSLSILIAKLVNPAPKSDDEENSDDE, via the coding sequence ATGTTTGAAGATTTAAGACCACATTTAATCGAGCTTAGAAAACGCCTATTAATTAGTGCTATATCTGTAATAATCTGCTTTATTATATGTTTTAACTTTTGGGCTCCTTTGCTTGATTTTATGACCGCACCGCTTAAGGCTGCACTGCCAAATGGTAGCAATATTATCTTCACTCAAGTTGCGGAGCCATTTTTTACAGCGATGAAGGTGGCATTTTTTGCTGGACTTTTGCTTGCTTTACCTATTATCTTTTGGCAATTTTGGCTATTTGTCGCTCCAGGACTATATGAAAATGAGAAAAAATATGTAATTCCATTTGTTTTAAGCGCTACAATTATGTTTATTGTAGGGGCTGCATTTTGCTACTATTTTGTGGTGCCTGTTGGCTTTGCGTTTCTTATAAATTTCGGTGGAACGCTATTTCAAGCACTTCCTAGCATAGGGGATTATGTGGGATTTTTTACAAAAATTGTAGTGGCATTTGGGATTAGCTTTGAGCTTCCAGTTGTTACATTTTTCCTAGCTAAAATCGGAGTTATCACAGATGATAGCTTGAAGAGATTTTTTAGATACGCTATAGTTGGGATATTCGTTTTTGCAGCCATTATGACCCCGCCTGATGTGCTTAGCCAATTTATGCTTGCTATCCCTTTAATCGGGCTTTACTCTTTATCAATTTTAATTGCCAAATTAGTAAATCCAGCGCCAAAATCCGATGATGAAGAAAATAGCGATGATGAGTGA